A window of the Branchiibius hedensis genome harbors these coding sequences:
- a CDS encoding (Fe-S)-binding protein — protein MSALQIVAAVIALGLTVVAVGLVTRTVLEMLATFRVGKPDSRSDHPAARTQTLLREFLGHTRMSRLPVVAAAHWVTMISFIVLSLAVLQSYFQIFKPDFVLPIIGHFFLWGWVVDFLGWFGLIGITILILNRVKRHPARAPGKDGRYSRFFGSTFWQAYFVEIVILVEIVCVLTLRGLEYALESHEGDSAANALHYPLTGWYGNWLTNLSTDSLKQLIVVISAIKIITAMVWVIVIASNITMGVAWHRFLAFFNIWFKRHPQGRTSLGALQPMKVDGQVVTMEALEDLDEDATLGVGKVEEFTWKGLLDFSTCTECGRCQSQCPAWNTEKPLSPKLLMMTLREHAHAKAPYLKAAQDARASLPEATTALAELPLVGETGYDIRNPLTAYNPHGPDAVIDQDVLWSCTTCGACVEQCPVDIEHVDHIVDMRRYQTLIESAFPSELGGLFKNLEGKGNPWGMSPRARLDWAKGLPFEVKVFGQDVENLSEVDYLFWVGCAGAYEDRAKKTTRAVAELLDTAGVSFAVLGDGESCTGDSARRAGNEMLFQALASQNVETLNEAGATKIVVTCPHCFNTLKNEYPQLGGDYEVVHHTQLLNRLVRDKRLVPVARPEEADLSGAASTAPSVTYHDPCYLGRHNGVYAPPRELIGSLPGVELREMERAGEKSFCCGAGGARMWMEEKLGSRINLNRTKEAVATGADRIAIGCPFCRVMITDGLTSEQANGDARPEVEVVDVANMLLAAVRRGQTPEPVAAGASAAQ, from the coding sequence ATGTCAGCACTGCAGATCGTGGCAGCCGTCATCGCCCTGGGCCTGACCGTGGTCGCCGTAGGCCTGGTCACCCGCACGGTTCTGGAAATGCTCGCCACCTTCCGGGTCGGCAAGCCCGACTCCCGTTCGGATCACCCGGCCGCGCGCACCCAGACCCTGCTGCGGGAATTCCTCGGCCACACCCGGATGTCCCGGTTGCCGGTGGTCGCGGCCGCGCACTGGGTTACGATGATCTCCTTCATCGTGCTGTCCCTGGCCGTGCTGCAGTCCTACTTCCAGATCTTCAAGCCCGACTTCGTGCTGCCGATCATCGGCCACTTCTTCCTGTGGGGTTGGGTCGTTGACTTCCTCGGCTGGTTCGGCCTGATCGGCATCACGATCCTGATCCTGAACCGCGTGAAGCGCCACCCCGCCCGCGCACCCGGCAAGGACGGGCGCTACTCGCGATTCTTCGGCTCCACCTTCTGGCAGGCCTACTTCGTCGAGATCGTCATCCTCGTCGAGATCGTGTGCGTGCTCACGCTGCGCGGCCTGGAGTACGCCCTCGAATCCCACGAAGGCGACAGCGCCGCCAACGCGCTGCACTACCCGCTCACCGGGTGGTACGGGAACTGGCTGACGAACCTGTCCACGGACAGCCTCAAACAACTGATCGTCGTGATCTCCGCGATCAAGATCATCACCGCGATGGTCTGGGTCATCGTCATCGCCAGCAACATCACGATGGGCGTTGCGTGGCACCGCTTCCTGGCCTTCTTCAACATCTGGTTCAAGCGCCACCCCCAGGGCCGCACGTCACTCGGCGCCCTCCAGCCGATGAAGGTCGACGGGCAGGTCGTCACCATGGAGGCCCTGGAGGACCTCGACGAGGACGCCACCTTGGGCGTCGGCAAGGTCGAGGAGTTCACCTGGAAGGGCCTGCTGGACTTCTCCACCTGCACCGAGTGCGGTCGCTGTCAGAGTCAGTGCCCGGCCTGGAACACCGAGAAGCCGTTGTCCCCCAAGTTGTTGATGATGACGCTGCGCGAGCACGCCCACGCCAAGGCGCCGTACCTCAAGGCAGCGCAGGACGCCCGCGCCAGTCTGCCCGAGGCGACCACGGCGCTGGCCGAACTGCCCCTGGTCGGCGAGACCGGCTACGACATCCGCAACCCGTTGACCGCCTACAACCCGCATGGCCCGGACGCCGTGATCGACCAGGACGTGCTCTGGTCGTGTACGACGTGTGGTGCCTGTGTGGAGCAGTGCCCCGTGGACATCGAGCATGTCGATCACATCGTCGACATGCGCCGCTACCAGACCCTCATCGAGTCGGCCTTCCCCAGCGAACTGGGCGGACTCTTCAAGAACCTCGAGGGCAAGGGCAACCCGTGGGGCATGTCGCCACGAGCCCGATTGGACTGGGCCAAGGGCCTGCCCTTCGAGGTCAAGGTCTTCGGCCAGGACGTGGAGAACCTCTCCGAGGTCGACTACCTGTTCTGGGTCGGCTGCGCCGGGGCGTATGAGGACCGGGCCAAGAAGACCACCCGCGCCGTCGCGGAGTTGCTGGACACTGCCGGGGTGAGCTTCGCCGTACTCGGTGACGGGGAGTCCTGCACCGGCGACTCAGCCCGCCGCGCCGGCAACGAGATGCTCTTCCAGGCCCTGGCCAGCCAGAACGTCGAGACGCTGAACGAGGCCGGCGCGACCAAGATCGTCGTGACCTGCCCGCACTGCTTCAACACGTTGAAGAACGAGTACCCCCAGCTCGGCGGCGATTACGAGGTCGTGCATCACACGCAACTGCTGAACCGCCTGGTGCGCGACAAGCGCCTCGTGCCGGTCGCGCGGCCGGAGGAGGCCGACCTGTCCGGAGCGGCCTCCACGGCACCGAGCGTGACCTACCACGACCCGTGCTACCTGGGTCGGCACAACGGCGTCTACGCCCCGCCGCGCGAACTGATCGGCTCGCTACCGGGAGTCGAGTTGCGCGAGATGGAGCGGGCCGGCGAGAAGTCGTTCTGCTGCGGCGCCGGTGGTGCCCGCATGTGGATGGAGGAGAAGCTCGGCTCGCGGATCAACCTCAACCGGACCAAGGAGGCCGTGGCCACGGGCGCCGACCGGATCGCGATCGGCTGCCCGTTCTGCCGGGTGATGATCACCGACGGGCTGACCTCGGAGCAGGCCAACGGGGACGCCCGCCCGGAGGTCGAGGTCGTCGACGTCGCCAACATGCTGCTGGCCGCCGTACGTCGCGGTCAGACCCCCGAGCCGGTCGCCGCCGGAGCCAGCGCCGCGCAGTAA